The following are from one region of the Bactrocera oleae isolate idBacOlea1 chromosome 6, idBacOlea1, whole genome shotgun sequence genome:
- the LOC118682904 gene encoding larval cuticle protein 65Ag1 — MKFVIVFFALFAVALAAPQKDAETLRYDSQVEPLNYQYNVETSDGKAAQEQGEVQDLGSEDEAIVVRGFYSYIGDDGQTYRVDYIADKNGFQPQGAHIPVA; from the exons atgaaattcgtTATTGTGTTTTTCGCTTTATTCGCTGTTGCCTTGGCAGCTCCACAAAAAGATGCCGAGACATTGCGTTACGACTCGCAAGTCGAACCGTTGAACTATCAATACAA CGTTGAGACCAGTGATGGAAAAGCTGCCCAGGAACAGGGTGAGGTCCAAGATTTGGGCTCTGAAGATGAGGCTATCGTTGTACGCGGCTTCTACTCGTACATCGGAGATGATGGTCAGACCTACAGAGTGGATTACATTGCTGACAAAAATGGTTTCCAACCCCAAGGTGCTCATATCCCTGTCGCCTAA
- the LOC106620708 gene encoding larval cuticle protein 65Ag1 gives MKFVIVFVALFAVAMANSDQDAQIVRLDSNVEPLNYEYAQETSNGIRSEESGKIKNLGTEQEAISVQGSYSYTGDDGQVYTVNYIADENGFQPQGAHIPVA, from the exons ATGAAATTCGTCATCGTTTTCGTTGCTCTCTTCGCCGTCGCCATGGCCAACTCCGATCAAGATGCTCAAATCGTGCGTTTGGACTCGAATGTAGAGCCATTGAACTACGAATATGC CCAAGAAACCAGCAACGGCATCAGATCAGAAGAATCCGGCAAAATCAAGAACTTGGGCACCGAACAGGAAGCTATCTCCGTTCAAGGTTCATACTCTTACACCGGTGATGATGGCCAAGTTTACACCGTCAACTACATCGCTGATGAGAACGGTTTCCAACCCCAAGGTGCCCATATTCCAGTTGCttaa
- the LOC106620375 gene encoding larval cuticle protein 65Ag1 yields the protein MKITIVFAALFIAVVVAVPIDDPSQAQILRLDSDVKPDGYSFALETSDGKTHNEEGQLKNIGAEDETIVVRGSYSFVADDGQTYTVNYIADENGFQPEGAHLPNVGIH from the exons ATGAAAATCACTATTGTATTTGCCGCACTTTTCATTGCCGTCGTCGTAGCTGTGCCTATCGATGATCCATCGCAGGCGCAAATTTTGCGCTTGGATTCGGATGTGAAGCCTGATGGTTACTCGTTCGC TTTGGAGACCAGTGATGGTAAGACTCATAATGAGGAAGGTCAATTGAAAAACATCGGCGCAGAGGATGAGACAATTGTTGTGCGCGGCTCATATTCGTTTGTCGCTGATGATGGTCAAACATATACCGTTAACTACATTGCCGATGAGAATGGCTTCCAGCCCGAAGGTGCTCACTTACCCAATGTGGGTATTCACTAA
- the LOC106620722 gene encoding larval cuticle protein 65Ag1-like — MKFVIVFFALFAVALAAPQKDAETLRYDSQVEPLNYQYNVETSDGKAAQEQGEVQDLGSEDEAIVVRGFYSYIGDDGQTYRVDYIADKNGFQPQGAHIPVA; from the exons ATGAAATTCGTAATTGTGTTTTTCGCTTTATTCGCTGTTGCCTTGGCAGCTCCACAAAAAGATGCCGAGACATTGCGTTACGACTCGCAAGTCGAACCGTTGAACTATCAATACAA CGTTGAGACCAGTGATGGAAAAGCTGCCCAGGAACAGGGTGAGGTCCAAGATTTGGGCTCTGAAGATGAGGCTATCGTTGTACGCGGCTTCTACTCGTACATCGGAGATGATGGTCAGACCTACAGAGTGGATTACATTGCTGACAAAAATGGTTTCCAACCCCAAGGTGCTCATATCCCTGTCGCCTAA
- the LOC106620508 gene encoding larval cuticle protein 65Ag1 has protein sequence MKFVIVFVAVCIVSAIAAPAPQQEVQVLRYDSDVEPEGYKFLVETSDGKLHEEEGKLKDVGTDHEAIVVRGSFSYVGDDGQTYTVTYIADENGFQPEGAHIPRV, from the exons ATGaagtttgttattgtatttgttgctgtttgcaTTGTCTCCGCCATTGCTGCGCCAGCACCACAGCAAGAAGTACAGGTTTTACGTTACGATTCCGATGTGGAGCCCGAGGGATATAAATTTCT TGTTGAGACCAGCGATGGTAAATTACACGAGGAGGAGGGCAAACTGAAGGATGTCGGCACTGATCATGAGGCGATCGTTGTACGTGGTTCCTTCTCTTATGTCGGCGATGATGGTCAAACCTACACCGTTACCTACATAGCCGATGAAAATGGCTTCCAGCCGGAGGGCGCTCATATACCACGTGTCTAA
- the LOC106620932 gene encoding endocuticle structural glycoprotein SgAbd-5: MIRFCMLLALLCAGSCVINASPVPDSTPATTTTHSDDDVQIVKYSNDNIGANGYNFAFETSDGVSRKEMATVKHAGAISVEGTVSWTGPDGVQYTLNYVADEHGFQPQGTHLPVGPEPAS, translated from the exons ATGATACGCTTTTGTATGCTGTTGGCGCTGTTGTGCGCTGGCTCATGCGTAATTAACGCCAGCCCTGTGCCAGATTCTACAcccgccacaacaacaactcataGTGATGACGATGTGCAGATTGTTAAATATTCCAATGATAATATCGGCGCCAATGGCTATAATTTTGC CTTCGAGACCAGCGATGGGGTGTCACGCAAAGAAATGGCTACCGTGAAACATGCCGGGGCTATATCGGTCGAAGGCACAGTCAGCTGGACAGGGCCGGATGGTGTACAATATACACTCAATTATGTTGCCGATGAGCATGGCTTTCAGCCACAGGGCACACATCTGCCCGTGGGCCCAGAGCCAGCGTCTTAA
- the LOC138857769 gene encoding larval cuticle protein 65Ag1-like → MKFVIVFFALFAVALAAPQKDAETLRYDSQVEPLNYQYNVETSDGKIAQEQGEVQDLGSEDEAIVVRGFYSYIGDDGQTYRVDYIADKNGFQPQGAHIPVA, encoded by the exons atgaaattcgtTATTGTGTTTTTCGCTTTATTCGCTGTTGCCTTGGCAGCTCCACAAAAAGATGCCGAGACATTGCGTTACGACTCGCAAGTCGAACCGTTGAACTATCAATACAA CGTTGAGACCAGTGATGGCAAAATTGCCCAGGAACAGGGTGAGGTCCAAGATTTGGGCTCTGAAGATGAGGCTATCGTTGTACGCGGCTTCTACTCGTACATCGGAGATGATGGTCAGACCTACAGAGTGGATTACATTGCTGACAAAAATGGTTTCCAACCCCAAGGTGCTCATATCCCTGTCGCCTAA
- the LOC106620960 gene encoding larval cuticle protein 65Ab1: MKVVILYVAIFVLVSARPEVEIIKSESDVQPDHYIFNLETSDGTSRHEEGVVKDAGTDHAAISVQGSFSYKDEKDGKQYSVSYIADENGFQPTGEHLPPLPAIQH, translated from the exons ATGAAAGTCGTAATTTTGTATGTTGCCATTTTCGTATTGGTCTCAGCACGTCCTGAAGTGGAAATCATCAAATCGGAATCTGATGTGCAACCCGATCATTATATCTTCAA TTTAGAGACCAGTGATGGCACTAGCCGACACGAGGAGGGCGTCGTTAAGGATGCTGGCACCGATCATGCAGCCATAAGCGTACAAGGCTCTTTTAGTTATAAAGATGAAAAGGACGGTAAACAATATTCTGTTAGCTACATCGCCGATGAAAACGGTTTCCAACCGACCGGCGAACATCTCCCTCCACTGCCTGCAATCCAGCATTGA